The following DNA comes from Nicotiana sylvestris chromosome 10, ASM39365v2, whole genome shotgun sequence.
TTCTGTTTGGGTTAAATTCTGCGCTCTACAATGAATCAGATTCATCAGAAAACAGATGACCTTGGGCAATAATGAGTGTAAATATTTGTGTGATATATAGGGTGTTATTTGTTGCAAACTTATTGCATTGTCACTTACCATGGAAACTATGGGTGTCTAACGGGCAGGGTCAGCCCGTTTccggaccggcccagaccggttaAAACCGGAATCGGCCCGGACCGGTACAAGGGGGTCGGGTGGGGCTGGGTTAAAGGGGTTGGAGGGTTTGGTCCGTTCCCATTTTGTTAACTGGTTAACCGGATCGGTCAAACCCGGTCAACGTAAATTACTGTTGAACCGGTTAACCGGCCTGGACCGGCCCAGTTTAAAAGctatatttcatttttattttatttattttttaaggttttagagtctaaggcaatgcaaaacctttgaatttactcttttttcattaatttacttgttgttaaatgtaaacctttcaatttgtaagtttgaattttgaaataaatgtagaacttgcaatttataagtgcaatttttttccatctacattgtattctttatatttttactttatattaatataaattacaatagttatacaaaatacaaaaaaaacaaaaaaaaaacaaaaaaaaaacactaaCCCAGCCCGGCCCCTTGTACCCGTAATCCTTACGGTTCATTTTTAACTCGGATGAACCCGAACCTGTTAAACTCGGTAAGCCCCAACCCGTAACCGGCCCGGACCACAACCCGTACGGTTACTAATTTTCCCTATCCAACCCGGCCCGGCCCACCCGTTAGACACCCATAATGGAAACATATAGCGGTAGATATACACATCATCCGAGGTAAATATTTCTTAACATCAATGAAATTGTAGTGGGGAACCAAATAATCCACCAGAATATTTGTGGCATATTACAATGATTATAATATTTGAGACATGAATTTATCTGAGTATATCTACCTTTGCAGTGGGGTGAACTTTAGCTGATGGATGAATATAAACATCGCCACTGATGGATGCACACTTTGAGCCATCTCCACTTGCCAAAAGGTGTGGTGAGGTGGATCTGTATTGAGCAAGGTACAGAGCCGAGCATTTCAAAGACATTCTGCACAAAAAAATGAACGTCATGATCATTACCTCAAATCTTGAAATTTGAGATGTAAGCTGGGATCAACTGCACATTATGTAATTTGATTACCCAGGTGTTTTTATTTGTTCCCAGAAATCCATGGTTTCATAGGTATACAACTGCTTCTTCCCTGCAAGAGGGGTTAAAATATCTTGATCCAGCCGAACAAAGTCTGTTGGGAGACTCCTGTCAGAGAAAACCTTGTATGAGTATCAGATCTAAAACTTGCCGGAGACTCCAAGACTGCATATTGACTATGCTTTATTGATCTTATATTTTATTGGAACATTTATTCCCCTTTTGGTACTAGTATCCTTCAAGGAACCAAATGGACAATTTGAAgaccacaacaaaaaaagttAGAAAGAAAAACAAGTCGATTTGTAATATTTAGAAGTTAAAACTCCTAAGAGTATTCTATAAAATCACAATGGTGAGTAAGAAGTTGAAGCAGTATTCTATAAAATCACAATGGTGAGCTAGTAAGAAGGCGAAGCAGTGTCTTTGAATTCATAAATTATATTGAGCTAGATCTGGACATTTGAATTCCCACTGTGTTTAATGGCATTTAGAGAGTTTGATCTGTTCTTAAATTCTATTATCATATTTGAATTCATTGTGCAGCATAAAATGAACATAACCTTTTTCCACTTTGTTTGAGATCACTCAAAAAACATCTGACTCGTGGAAAGTGGGAATAAATGATGGTAATGTCCATCATTCTGACAAAAGTAATTATGTCAAATAACAAACTTGAACTATTATCCTTCTTCAGCATCTCAAATCACTGTAGACTAATAGAAAACTTGCTCGCTATATATTCAATCAACTACTTAAATTTAGCGTCAGCCTCTTCTAAAATAAAGGCACCTTTTACATTTGAACCTAGCCGGAAATATCAGCTAATGAATAAAGGTCTCCCCCAAATTCACTATCCCAAGCAAATTTCCATAAGTGGTAATAGTCGAAGAAGTGCTCATAACTTGATACCATAACGAAAAATGCAATCATGCCATAGAGCTTAGCAGAACGAAAAATGGAATCCTGCACTTAATTTTCCCTATATTTGGGTAGACACCCTGTAGAGGTACTATGGTGAAACCTTTGAATGGTATTGGCTAATGAAAGCATGGTCTCTACTCTCTAGATAGCAGCAAAAACTTCTACTGAATGTACGAGGAGGAAACTTATACCTATTTGGTGGTTGAAGAGCTTCGAAGCTGGATAAACGCCTTAAGTTAGctgcaaaaaaaggaaaaagcttTCATAAAATCACCCCATAAGCTACTatcacttgaaatgaattctAAGAAATTTGGAGGGCAAGATCAAGTTAACAATTCTTCTAGTCAATCATGACAGTTCAGTTTTGGAATGTTTACCATACCAGTATTCTATAAAGGTTGAAATGAACACTAAATGAGATGAACGGATTAATCCTTTTGACCTAATAACATAGAGAGGAGAAAAAGAACATGTAGCCATGCTTAATAGACTAACCTCTGTCTTTCCTTTGAGTGGATACTCGTTGTATAGcattgaagatatccggggtaaATATATAGACACCACAATTGATGAGGTCACTTACCTGCCATAGTAGACAAGAAACCATCATATATAAACCTATAACATTTGGTATTTAAAATTTGATTGTGGACGTACAAAAGTTTCAGGTTTCTCTGTGTAATGCAACAGTTCATTAGTAACAGGATCAGCAACTAGTTCACCAAATTGATAAGCTGATTCAGCGGACACCTGCGCCATGGATAAGTCCAATAAGAATTCCAACTGGAAGAGGAATCATGAGTTGAAGATGGCAATAAGCTATGAAATAGAAAGCAGCCACAACAGATAGCTTGACAGTAATTCTACCTACCTTGCTGACAAGAATCGTACCCATCCCACCATATCTTCTATGAGCCTCTGCAAATTTGAAGCAAAAAAAGATGGTAATATTTTGAGAATCAAACTCAAAGTCAGTACGGTGGTCTGTCTTAGTTCAACATTGATTAAGATGGAAAGTAAGGAAAATGGAAATCTTAACAAGTGAAAGTATCAAGCTACGTATGAGGTAAGAAAAGTTCAGAGagcaaaagaaaatcaaagtacCAAGCATCTCAGGCAGTGGAAAACTGCAGCAGACATCACAGTTCAGCAAAAAAATATGCGACTGCCATGTGAAACAATATAACTGTGTTAAGAATAATTATCAAATGTGATGAGGCAGTAGTCTTAATTATTAATTGCAGTTATTTTCCACTTACTACCTCTACTATCAGTCTCTCAAATCAATTTAAGCAATATCACGCCAACTATCAGGCACAAAAATGTAAAAAAGAGTAGTGTAAGATTAGAACCGGGCTGTCTTCCATTAGTAGATCCCTGAAGTTGTAGAGTCCCCCAGCTGAACCATGTGGCTTGTCCTCCTTCAAATATCTAGTTTTAACAAGTTCAATAGAGACTGTAATAAGCTTCAAATCCAAAATTTAATTGAATATTCAATGCAAGAAACATCAGGAAAATTATATAACCTGACAGGAACTTTAAGTTCATTCGAGATTGAGGAAACATATAATGCAAATTCACGCTCCTCATAGAAGCCAACGAGGTAGATCTGCGCTAGGTTCGGAATCTGAAATGCCATGGTAAAAAACTTGTTATCAGTTCAACAACAACTAGGCCTCAGTCCCAAACAAGTAGGGATCGGTTATACGAATCTTAACTGATCATGTTACACCATATAAACTTGTATACCACATCTATCAATGGACTCAAGAACCTTGAGTGTGTCTATTTGTAACAACAAAAACTTTCTAGTTTATTGCCATTTTAGGCATTACTTCAAACTTCTAAACAAAGCATACCCTTTTGCAAGCAGAAATTGGATGATGAACCATAGGGTGTCCTGCTAATGGAAAGAGTGGCTTTGGGATATTCAATGACAATGGCCGGAATCGTGTACCTGTTAATTCAAGATTATGGTTGACATCATACAGAATATATCAactgaaaaatgagagaaaatgtAAGAAAAGAACAATGCTTTCTCCATTCAGACTTTTCAA
Coding sequences within:
- the LOC104227004 gene encoding uncharacterized protein isoform X2, with protein sequence MGSFEEKVVAVIMVGGPTKGTRFRPLSLNIPKPLFPLAGHPMVHHPISACKRIPNLAQIYLVGFYEEREFALYVSSISNELKVPVRYLKEDKPHGSAGGLYNFRDLLMEDSPSHIFLLNCDVCCSFPLPEMLEAHRRYGGMGTILVSKVSAESAYQFGELVADPVTNELLHYTEKPETFVSDLINCGVYIFTPDIFNAIQRVSTQRKDRANLRRLSSFEALQPPNRSLPTDFVRLDQDILTPLAGKKQLYTYETMDFWEQIKTPGMSLKCSALYLAQYRSTSPHLLASGDGSKCASISGDVYIHPSAKVHPTAKAAGDYNAKLGVTILGESVSVEDEVVVVNSIVLPNKTLNVSVQEEIIL
- the LOC104227004 gene encoding uncharacterized protein isoform X1: MGSFEEKVVAVIMVGGPTKGTRFRPLSLNIPKPLFPLAGHPMVHHPISACKRIPNLAQIYLVGFYEEREFALYVSSISNELKVPVRYLKEDKPHGSAGGLYNFRDLLMEDSPSHIFLLNCDVCCSFPLPEMLEAHRRYGGMGTILVSKVSAESAYQFGELVADPVTNELLHYTEKPETFVSDLINCGVYIFTPDIFNAIQRVSTQRKDRANLRRLSSFEALQPPNRSLPTDFVRLDQDILTPLAGKKQLYTYETMDFWEQIKTPGMSLKCSALYLAQYRSTSPHLLASGDGSKCASISGDVYIHPSAKVHPTAKIGPNVSISANARIGAGARLINCIILDDGEIKENAVVIHAIVGWKSSIGRWSRVQAAGDYNAKLGVTILGESVSVEDEVVVVNSIVLPNKTLNVSVQEEIIL